The following coding sequences are from one Devosia yakushimensis window:
- a CDS encoding ABC transporter ATP-binding protein encodes MSNTGMSDPELALPDDTLISVRGLKKYFPIQAGWRKRHVGDIKAIDDVSLDIKKGETFGLVGESGSGKSTVARLMLRAYSLTDGQILFRRASGEVVDISGLSERGMREMRQEMQMIFQDPYSSLNPRMTLLELVGEPMVIHGAGTQAEIRDRVAELLSVVGLRPEFLTRYPHAFSGGQRQRIGIARALALNPSFIAADEAVSALDVSVAAQNINLLQDLQEQFGLTYLFITHDLGMVEHIADRIGVMYLGRLMEVAPTHDLFSKPLHPYTEALMAAVPQPDPRGNRTRKRVPLKGEIANAANPPSGCLFHPRCPYAQERCATEQPALRALPSGRQVRCHFADELSLTGAVA; translated from the coding sequence ATGTCTAATACTGGCATGTCTGATCCAGAACTGGCTCTGCCCGATGACACCTTGATCTCCGTCCGCGGGCTCAAGAAATATTTCCCCATCCAGGCCGGCTGGCGCAAACGCCATGTCGGGGACATCAAGGCCATTGACGATGTCTCCCTCGATATCAAAAAGGGCGAAACTTTTGGCCTGGTCGGAGAAAGCGGCTCGGGCAAATCCACCGTCGCCCGCCTGATGCTGCGCGCCTATAGTCTCACCGATGGGCAGATCCTGTTCCGCCGCGCTTCTGGCGAAGTGGTCGACATTTCGGGCCTGTCCGAGCGGGGCATGCGTGAGATGCGCCAGGAAATGCAGATGATCTTCCAGGACCCCTATTCCTCGCTCAATCCGCGCATGACCCTGCTCGAATTGGTGGGTGAACCCATGGTCATCCATGGCGCGGGCACCCAGGCCGAAATCCGCGACCGGGTGGCCGAATTGCTCAGCGTTGTCGGCCTGCGCCCCGAATTCCTCACCCGCTATCCGCATGCCTTTTCCGGCGGCCAGCGCCAGCGCATCGGCATTGCCCGGGCCCTGGCGCTTAATCCCAGCTTCATCGCCGCCGACGAAGCCGTCTCGGCGCTCGACGTGTCAGTGGCCGCGCAGAACATCAATCTGCTGCAGGATTTGCAGGAACAATTCGGCCTCACCTACCTCTTCATCACCCATGATCTGGGCATGGTCGAGCATATCGCCGACCGCATCGGGGTCATGTATCTGGGCCGGTTGATGGAGGTCGCGCCCACCCATGATCTGTTCAGCAAGCCGCTCCATCCCTATACCGAAGCGCTGATGGCCGCCGTGCCGCAGCCCGATCCGCGCGGCAACCGCACCCGCAAGCGCGTGCCGCTCAAGGGCGAAATCGCCAATGCCGCCAATCCGCCTTCGGGTTGCCTGTTCCACCCCCGCTGCCCCTATGCACAGGAACGCTGCGCAACCGAACAACCGGCCCTGCGCGCCCTGCCATCGGGCCGCCAGGTGCGCTGCCACTTTGCCGATGAATTGAGCCTGACCGGAGCGGTGGCGTGA
- a CDS encoding HAD family hydrolase — protein MTAQDRSLQAQALAKRHLPLLLLDTAEPYLPVALGYSVFTGPGQSPSSKFALEPAGQVTIEYAVFYDWDIGHLYDLEHVWVHLDAKGAVIAVEASTHGRRETMDSGNGLPELREGRPVLYPEAGKHAHWAHPRQMQPAARERLAVLCGPLAGHEGVHLGNPFAGAGAYRASPLDHRLARRKMAADAFVPSHRYEPADIEPQLMAWPDLAAFIPRRVSQLMAALPGSVPHFGAIFLDCGDTLIDERSEEKLPGSEVVIRADLIPGARQMMDDLRAAGHKLILVADGPRQTFVNMLTHHGLWDHFDAHIISEDIGCHKPDARMFDAALKAAGLTRADAWRTVMIGNNLSRDINGANALGITSVFMAWSTLRSHVPADASETPDYRIGSPAEFVGLLDRLEALLCYRMAVPNVNSLLTNQVP, from the coding sequence GTGACGGCGCAGGACCGCTCCCTTCAGGCGCAGGCGCTGGCCAAACGGCATCTGCCCCTCCTCCTGCTCGATACCGCCGAGCCCTATCTGCCGGTGGCCCTCGGCTATTCGGTCTTTACCGGGCCGGGGCAGTCGCCATCCTCCAAATTCGCCCTGGAACCAGCCGGTCAGGTCACGATCGAATATGCCGTATTCTATGATTGGGATATCGGCCATCTCTACGATCTCGAACATGTCTGGGTGCATCTGGACGCCAAAGGCGCCGTCATTGCCGTCGAGGCCTCCACCCATGGACGGCGCGAGACAATGGACAGCGGCAATGGCCTGCCTGAACTGCGCGAGGGCCGCCCGGTCCTCTACCCCGAGGCCGGCAAGCATGCCCATTGGGCCCATCCGCGCCAGATGCAACCGGCGGCGCGGGAACGGCTCGCCGTGCTCTGTGGCCCACTGGCCGGTCATGAGGGCGTGCATCTGGGCAATCCCTTCGCCGGGGCCGGCGCCTATCGGGCAAGCCCCCTGGATCATCGCCTCGCCCGCCGCAAAATGGCGGCCGACGCCTTCGTGCCCAGCCATCGCTATGAACCGGCCGACATCGAACCGCAATTGATGGCCTGGCCCGATCTCGCCGCCTTCATTCCCCGCCGCGTCTCCCAGCTCATGGCGGCCCTGCCGGGCAGCGTGCCGCATTTCGGCGCCATCTTTCTCGATTGCGGCGACACCCTGATCGACGAGCGCAGCGAAGAAAAGCTCCCCGGTAGCGAAGTCGTCATCCGCGCCGATCTCATCCCAGGCGCCAGGCAGATGATGGACGATCTCCGGGCCGCCGGCCACAAGCTGATCCTGGTTGCCGACGGCCCCCGCCAGACCTTCGTCAACATGCTGACCCATCATGGCCTTTGGGATCATTTCGACGCCCATATCATTTCCGAGGATATCGGCTGCCACAAGCCGGATGCCCGCATGTTCGATGCTGCCCTCAAGGCCGCCGGCCTCACCCGCGCCGACGCCTGGCGCACCGTTATGATCGGCAATAATCTGTCGCGCGACATCAATGGCGCCAATGCGCTCGGCATCACCTCGGTCTTCATGGCCTGGTCGACCCTGCGCAGTCACGTGCCGGCCGATGCCTCCGAAACGCCCGATTACCGGATCGGCTCGCCCGCCGAATTCGTCGGCCTGCTCGATCGCCTCGAAGCGCTGCTTTGCTATCGAATGGCTGTGCCTAATGTTAACAGTCTGCTAACCAATCAGGTCCCATGA
- a CDS encoding MmcB family DNA repair protein has protein sequence MAELGPIVDLRQSATALRVQRGVMRLLRETYDMACYAEVTLRSGRRADVLGVGPKGEIWIVEIKSSLIDFQVDRKWHEYREFSDRFFFAKPPELDAGIFPESEGLIVADGHDGAILRDSPDTPMAPARRKALMLKLARLGADRVHVLMDPGPK, from the coding sequence ATGGCTGAGCTGGGCCCAATCGTCGACCTGCGCCAATCGGCAACGGCCCTGCGCGTGCAGCGCGGGGTCATGCGCCTTTTGCGCGAAACCTACGACATGGCCTGCTATGCCGAGGTGACCTTGCGCAGTGGCAGGCGCGCCGATGTGCTGGGGGTGGGGCCAAAGGGGGAAATCTGGATCGTCGAGATCAAGTCGAGCCTCATCGATTTCCAGGTCGACAGGAAATGGCACGAATATAGAGAATTTTCCGACCGGTTCTTCTTCGCCAAGCCGCCCGAGCTGGATGCGGGGATTTTTCCCGAAAGCGAGGGATTGATCGTGGCCGATGGCCATGACGGGGCGATTTTGCGGGACAGTCCCGATACGCCCATGGCCCCGGCCCGCCGCAAGGCGCTGATGCTGAAACTGGCGCGATTGGGCGCGGACCGGGTGCATGTGCTGATGGATCCGGGGCCCAAATAG
- a CDS encoding MFS transporter, translated as MRPHYRIFGVFFIFALSMGALLSRLPDLQRQFDLTEGQLGLTLIAMSCGALVGLTFSGPLIARYPARTGIFVTIFAASSLYALVPFMPSVLFVVPLLFLAGICAGAVEIIVNLEADRLEAQLGYGIMSRTHGMWSLGFFVTALISAGLRQANVPVQIHLVVALVVVMLAGFFVFRGIENAPLRPDSHVGETPRIAFPTIGLAALCIIGAAPLLAEGAGIDWSAIYMRDVFNVEPFIGGLSVTIFSLFMAIARLTMDGVVDRLSPRTVAATLLLIAITGLVLVATAPHEYVALFGFALTGIGCSAVYPLAVSAAAQRTDRPASVNVASLGQMTFVVFFLAPPLLGLVAEEFGIRMSYWVVVPLLIAALLVIRALPSRPKLVGAGAHG; from the coding sequence ATGCGTCCGCATTACCGGATTTTCGGGGTGTTCTTCATCTTCGCGCTCTCGATGGGCGCGCTGCTGTCGCGCCTGCCCGACCTGCAGCGGCAATTCGACCTCACCGAGGGCCAGCTCGGGCTGACACTGATTGCCATGTCCTGTGGCGCGCTGGTCGGCCTCACCTTTTCGGGCCCGCTGATTGCGCGCTATCCGGCACGCACCGGCATTTTCGTGACCATATTCGCGGCGTCGTCGCTTTATGCGCTGGTGCCATTCATGCCATCGGTGCTTTTCGTCGTGCCGCTGCTCTTCCTGGCCGGCATCTGCGCCGGCGCGGTCGAGATCATCGTCAATCTCGAGGCGGACCGGCTCGAAGCGCAGCTCGGATACGGCATCATGAGCCGCACCCATGGCATGTGGAGCCTCGGCTTTTTCGTCACCGCGCTGATCAGCGCGGGTCTTCGGCAAGCCAATGTCCCGGTGCAGATTCACCTGGTTGTCGCGCTGGTCGTGGTGATGCTTGCCGGGTTTTTCGTGTTCCGGGGCATCGAGAATGCGCCGCTGCGGCCTGATTCCCATGTCGGGGAGACCCCGCGCATCGCTTTTCCCACGATCGGTCTCGCCGCCCTCTGCATCATTGGCGCGGCGCCATTGCTGGCTGAAGGGGCCGGCATCGACTGGTCGGCGATCTATATGCGAGACGTGTTCAATGTCGAGCCGTTTATCGGCGGCCTCAGCGTCACAATCTTCTCACTGTTCATGGCGATTGCGCGCTTGACGATGGATGGCGTCGTCGACCGGCTGTCGCCGCGGACCGTGGCGGCAACCTTGCTGCTGATTGCCATTACCGGATTGGTGCTGGTCGCCACGGCACCGCACGAATATGTGGCGCTGTTCGGCTTTGCGCTCACCGGCATCGGCTGCAGCGCCGTCTATCCGCTCGCCGTGTCGGCGGCGGCGCAACGCACCGACCGGCCTGCCTCGGTCAACGTGGCGTCGCTGGGGCAAATGACCTTCGTCGTGTTCTTCCTCGCGCCACCCCTGCTGGGCCTGGTTGCCGAAGAGTTCGGCATCCGCATGTCCTATTGGGTCGTGGTGCCGCTGCTCATCGCGGCGCTGCTGGTCATCCGGGCGCTGCCATCGAGGCCAAAGCTGGTCGGAGCCGGCGCACATGGCTGA
- a CDS encoding MFS transporter: MNIAPQYRIYAGFFLFAVTTGALMARLPDIQTHLGVSESQLGLTMIGMSIGSLISLTFAAPLIEKLGPRITALVTVLGPSLLFALIPWLPVAPAVFFVLFLTGLLSGALEINLNVEIDRLEMASGKRFMNRAHGFWSMGFFITALFGAMIRQSGLSAQLHMGLVAVLVVVVGGYMFTGLVAAPKPAGRAHETGEHRIAFPNWGLVPLCIIGFAAFLVEGAGIDWSAIYMRDVFSAEPFIGGMGLTLFAFFMAAMRLTADPVVSRYGPRRVAMVLLVLAALGVLMVGMAPATWVALAGFSLMGIGCSAVYPLAVSAAAQRTDRPAAVNVAALGQVSFVVFFLAPPLLGFVAEYLGIRNSYLICLPLLLAGLWAASFALGNRKVDEPHGLPPEPVPPHG, translated from the coding sequence ATGAATATTGCACCGCAATACCGCATCTATGCGGGCTTTTTCCTCTTCGCCGTGACCACCGGGGCGCTGATGGCGCGCCTGCCCGATATCCAGACCCATCTGGGGGTTTCGGAAAGCCAATTGGGCCTCACCATGATCGGCATGTCGATCGGCTCGCTGATCTCGCTGACCTTTGCCGCCCCGCTGATCGAAAAGCTGGGACCGCGCATCACCGCGCTGGTGACGGTATTGGGGCCCTCGCTGCTGTTCGCGCTGATCCCCTGGTTGCCGGTGGCGCCCGCCGTATTTTTCGTACTGTTCCTGACGGGCCTCTTGTCCGGCGCGCTCGAAATCAACCTCAATGTCGAGATTGACCGGCTGGAAATGGCCTCGGGCAAGCGCTTCATGAACCGGGCGCATGGGTTTTGGAGCATGGGCTTTTTCATCACCGCCCTGTTCGGCGCCATGATCCGGCAATCGGGTCTCAGCGCGCAGCTGCATATGGGCCTGGTGGCGGTGCTGGTCGTGGTCGTCGGCGGGTATATGTTCACCGGCCTCGTGGCCGCGCCAAAGCCGGCCGGGCGGGCGCATGAAACGGGCGAACACCGCATCGCCTTCCCCAATTGGGGCCTGGTGCCGCTCTGCATCATCGGCTTTGCCGCCTTCCTCGTCGAAGGCGCTGGTATCGATTGGTCGGCCATCTATATGCGCGATGTCTTCTCGGCCGAGCCCTTTATCGGCGGCATGGGGCTGACGCTCTTTGCCTTCTTCATGGCGGCCATGCGGCTCACTGCCGACCCGGTCGTGTCCCGCTATGGTCCGCGCAGGGTGGCCATGGTGCTGCTGGTGCTGGCCGCGCTGGGGGTGCTGATGGTGGGCATGGCGCCCGCCACCTGGGTGGCGCTGGCCGGTTTTTCGCTGATGGGCATTGGCTGTTCGGCCGTCTACCCGCTGGCGGTATCGGCGGCGGCACAGCGCACCGACCGGCCTGCCGCGGTCAATGTCGCCGCGCTCGGCCAGGTGAGCTTTGTCGTCTTCTTCCTCGCGCCGCCGCTGCTGGGTTTCGTTGCCGAATATCTGGGCATCCGCAACTCTTACCTGATCTGCCTGCCGCTGCTGCTGGCCGGGCTCTGGGCGGCCAGCTTCGCGCTCGGGAACCGCAAGGTGGACGAGCCACACGGCCTGCCGCCCGAGCCGGTGCCGCCGCATGGCTGA
- a CDS encoding MFS transporter — protein MRFGIELPPQIKVYGAFFVYSFCMGSLYPRIPAIQQTMGVGEGALGLALIGAALGTLISLTFAGPIIERIGYRRTLLTALPVLSVLYAIAVWAPTPLTFFLLLMPVGVTIGCIEIIINLEADRVEHAIGRRIMNRSHAFWSFGFFSAGMVGSFVAQAGISAQVHLAIMIPIVTLATLVILGRFEPAEHRSGGNTDQAPRFARPTLAIIVLVTVCLSAMIMEGAGIDWSAIYMRDVFGAAPFWAGFAVALGAGAQAVTRFFADSFVERWSPVIVARGLLTILGIGTLLVFFTQAQWMAYLGLALIGVGTSALFPLAMSAAAQRTDRPAAVNVAALAQISFVSFLLGPPLLGYVAEHFGIRWAFGIGLPLVVLSLVAAGALAPKAFRSTVTP, from the coding sequence ATGAGATTCGGCATTGAGCTGCCGCCCCAGATCAAGGTCTATGGGGCATTCTTCGTTTATTCATTTTGCATGGGGAGCCTTTATCCCCGTATCCCGGCCATTCAACAGACCATGGGTGTGGGCGAAGGGGCGCTGGGCCTGGCGCTGATCGGCGCGGCCCTGGGCACGCTGATCTCGCTGACCTTTGCCGGCCCCATTATCGAGCGCATCGGCTATCGCCGCACGCTGCTGACGGCGCTGCCCGTGCTGTCGGTGCTCTATGCCATCGCGGTCTGGGCGCCCACGCCCTTGACCTTTTTCCTGCTGCTGATGCCCGTGGGCGTGACCATTGGCTGTATCGAAATCATCATCAATCTGGAAGCCGACCGGGTCGAGCACGCCATTGGGCGGCGCATCATGAACCGCTCGCACGCCTTCTGGAGCTTCGGTTTTTTCAGCGCCGGCATGGTCGGCTCATTCGTCGCCCAGGCCGGCATTTCCGCCCAGGTGCATCTGGCCATCATGATCCCCATCGTGACACTGGCCACGCTGGTCATTCTGGGCCGGTTCGAGCCGGCCGAGCATCGCAGCGGCGGCAATACCGACCAAGCGCCGCGCTTCGCTCGCCCGACCCTGGCCATTATCGTGCTAGTGACGGTGTGCCTCTCGGCCATGATCATGGAGGGCGCCGGCATCGACTGGTCGGCCATCTATATGCGGGACGTGTTCGGCGCGGCGCCCTTCTGGGCCGGCTTTGCCGTGGCCCTGGGCGCCGGGGCGCAGGCGGTCACCCGGTTTTTCGCCGATAGTTTCGTCGAACGCTGGAGCCCGGTCATCGTCGCCCGGGGCCTGCTGACCATTCTGGGCATCGGCACCCTGCTGGTCTTTTTCACCCAGGCGCAGTGGATGGCCTATCTGGGCCTGGCGCTGATCGGGGTGGGCACCAGCGCGCTGTTCCCGCTGGCTATGTCGGCCGCAGCGCAACGCACCGACCGGCCGGCCGCCGTCAATGTGGCGGCACTGGCGCAGATTTCCTTCGTCTCGTTCCTGTTGGGGCCGCCGCTGCTGGGCTATGTGGCCGAACATTTCGGCATCCGCTGGGCCTTCGGCATCGGGCTGCCGCTTGTCGTGCTGAGTCTGGTCGCCGCCGGCGCCCTTGCCCCCAAAGCTTTCAGATCGACCGTGACCCCATGA